The Doryrhamphus excisus isolate RoL2022-K1 chromosome 1, RoL_Dexc_1.0, whole genome shotgun sequence genome includes a window with the following:
- the si:dkeyp-68b7.12 gene encoding rho GTPase-activating protein 30: MRRVRRKAANKEKVFGCDLLEHLNTSSQDVPQVLRCCTEFVELHGIVDGIYRLSGVSSNIQKLRSEFESDGIPDLNKEVYLQDIHCVSSLCKAYFRELPNPLLTYQLYDKFAEAVAVQLEEERLVKIRDVLKELPAPHYRTLEFLMCHLVKMASYSPETNMHARNLAIVWAPNLLRSKDIEVSGFNGTAAFMEVRIQSIVVEFILTHVPQLFPEPGVSCNRRKSLPSPGAIISSQEEPAFKFQPPVNFGNISPGDGPLPMRPYHAIIEGADKRKGSFKGRKWMSIFNIGSRFHDPRRRHKHSAKEKDRPVLRPARSMDSLSISSYSNEASRRPLQTSNSTKTSSLEAAVSPSLIGRSEYAVTYRRGTGLVSGGTQGTYTALDPEGSPSTEIDSVLSKSPGLATRAGRRAAMHITGPITVTVPLHITPNLALGVLHGGGSDRVVHRGRDTEGGEKAEVKEERDPVERKDSGRMDSKMEEVGKVEEDKGVTNRKEVSDEDVTILLDKEEVNKKEIEDQRESKEARTKSLSADEDPCESNETQVRPSDEATEHEDNNVPDSSNILDSNEVEQDDDQELSGYVQNNFEFLDQMDCSSLDHMDGSVSCQIPLHFLPDCPSRVKEFSVEPPGHTDNEYELTEPVSHHAAGADTSPGPESSGQSQLKSRRPLCVDATDRQAKSLSLPPVTSRVFGPDKCCSDDDDATDDDIADDYSSEEEDSLLVKSLPPDFFLNNLCDLEPDGGHQADQQCESRPFHPDCSTRNQPDDGNEGRGDVEDGRQKEEIPQNQENSQRTSTHEDLSMVETCLCRDVKPLPFEELLHQNEELSKNEDTAELSVTACDVQEDEREEVVGHPQVSISCGAQKETSSLEETEDVSVEAAEDFKGDQDAGEDREETECPLDTKSSIPEALTTEEVHSDKTELDDTIEKIWDEFEEIICELIEDEERKMAAKEAGDHEDARVSAEKTLNFEAEAANESSVEAVKDELETTGNDLEEKTNVAEEGDDDVAPEDNKCGLEEATPSLAAISRGDVPQSKEATTFEERGASQGGVGRKLVISKAPRVYQVKAVPMVPPKPQHCKLAALSLRQQRERRDADVPDDDARARKEREHRRDGGDVASSRDSLRSSPLSMCFDEAVAIATMRREKEKECERERQREWAGEVQ, translated from the exons ATGAGGAGAGTCCGGAGGAAAGCGGCCAACAAGGAGAAGGTGTTTGGTTGTGATCTTCTGGAGCACCTGAACACCTCCAGCCAGGATG TTCCTCAGGTGTTACGTTGCTGCACCGAATTTGTTGAGCTGCACGGCATCGTGGACGGGATCTACAGGTTGTCCGGCGTTTCTTCCAACATTCAGAAGCTCAG GAGCGAGTTCGAGAGCGACGGGATCCCCGACCTCAACAAGGAAGTGTACCTGCAGGACATCCACTGCGTCAGCTCATTGTGCAAAGCTTATTTCCGAGAGCTGCCCAACCCGCTGCTGACCTACCAGCTTTACGACAAGTTTGCT GAGGCTGTGGCTgtccagctggaggaggagcgtcTGGTAAAAATTAGAGATGTCCTGAAAGAACTTCCAGCGCCGCATTACAG GACTCTCGAGTTTCTGATGTGCCACCTTGTCAAAATGGCCTCGTACTCGCCTGAGACCAACATGCATGCCAGGAACCTGGCCATCGTCTGGGCGCCCAATCTGCTCAG GTCAAAGGACATCGAGGTGTCTGGCTTCAATGGCACTGCCGCCTTTATGGAGGTCAGGATCCAGTCCATCGTGGTGGAGTTCATCCTCACGCATGTTCCTCAGCTGTTTCCCGAACCAG GCGTATCATGCAACAGGAGGAAATCCCTTCCCTCCCCAGGGGCCATCATCTCCAGTCAGGAAGAACCCGCATTCAAGTTTCAACCTCCCGTCAACTTTGGGAACATCAGTCCAGGGGATGGTCCTCTTCCAATGAGACCTTACCATGCTATCATAGAAGGCGCTGACAA GAGGAAAGGCTCATTCAAAGGAAGAAAGTGGATGTCCATCTTCAACATCGGAAGTCGATTCCATGATCCGAGAAGACGGCATAAACACTCGGCCAAAG AAAAAGACAGACCGGTGTTGAGGCCGGCGAGAAGCATGGACTCCCTCAGCATCTCATCATATTCAAATGAAG CTTCTAGACGCCCTCTGCAAACATCTAATTCCACCAAAACGTCCTCCTTGGAGGCTGCCGTATCTCCTAGTCTAATTGGCCGAAGCGAATATGCTGTGACGTACCGCAGGGGAACGGGACTTGTAAGCGGGGGCACCCAAGGCACTTACACTGCTCTCGACCCTGAGGGTTCGCCAAGCACAGAAATTGACAGCGTACTGTCCAAGTCACCGGGACTCGCCACAAGAGCAGGTCGAAGAGCAGCCATGCACATCACTGGGCCCATCACAGTCACAGTCCCTCTCCATATCACCCCAAACTTGGCCTTGGGCGTGCTGCATGGAGGCGGCAGTGACCGGGTTGTCCACCGTGGGAGGGATACGGAAGGAGGAGAAAAGGCGGAGGTGAAGGAGGAAAGAGACCCAGTGGAGAGGAAGGACAGTGGACGAATGGACTCAAAGATGGAAGAAGTCGGGAAAGTTGAAGAGGACAAAGGAGTAACAAACAGGAAGGAAGTCTCAGATGAAGATGTAACTATTTTACTTGACAAagaagaagtgaacaaaaaggAGATAGAAGATCAACGTGAGTCTAAAGAGGCTCGCACCAAAAGCCTGAGCGCCGATGAGGACCCGTGTGAATCCAACG AAACGCAAGTACGGCCATCAGATGAAGCAACTGAACACGAAGACAACAATGTTCCCGATTCTTCCAACATCCTGGACTCCAATGAGGTGGAGCAGGATGACGACCAGGAGCTGTCGGGCTACGTTCAAAACAACTTTGAATTTCTGGACCAAATGGACTGCAGCAGCCTGGATCACATGGACGGCAGCGTTTCCTGTCAG ATTCCTCTCCACTTCCTGCCAGACTGTCCCTCTCGTGTCAAGGAATTCTCAGTGGAACCTCCTGGACATACCGATAACGAATATGAACTCACGGAGCCCGTATCCCATCATGCCGCAGGGGCAGACACAAGCCCGGGTCCTGAATCAAGTGGTCAAAGCCAACTGAAGTCGCGCCGCCCGCTCTGTGTCGATGCAACCGATCGACAAGCAAAATCTCTCAGCTTGCCTCCTGTGACCTCACGAGTGTTTGGACCAGACAAGTGCTGCTCTGACGACGACGACGCCACGGATGACGACATCGCCGATGATTACAGCAGCGAGGAAGAGGACAGCTTGCTCGTTAAAAGCCTCCCTCCGGATTTCTTTTTGAACAATCTGTGTGATCTTGAACCGGACGGCGGCCATCAGGCGGATCAGCAGTGTGAAAGCAGACCATTCCATCCTGACTGCTCTACCAGGAACCAACCAGATGATGGAAACGAGGGCCGAGGGGACGTGGAAGATGGACGGCAGAAAGAGGAGATACCACAAAACCAAGAGAACAGTCAAAG GACATCAACACATGAAGATCTCAGCATGGTGGAAACTTGTCTGTGTCGAGATGTAAAACCTCTCCCCTTCGAAGAACTGTTGCACCAAAATGAGGAACTCTCAAAGAACGAGGACACAGCTGAGTTGAGCGTTACGGCGTGTGACGTACAGGAAGATGAACGAGAAGAAGTCGTCGGTCATCCTCAGGTCTCCATCTCCTGTGGTGCTCAGAAAGAAACGTCTTCCTTAGAGGAGACCGAAGATGTTTCTGTCGAAGCAGCCGAGGACTTTAAGGGGGACCAGGATGCAGGAGAAGACAGAGAAGAAACAGAGTGCCCACTTGACACCAAAAGCAGCATTCCAGAAGCTCTCACAACAGAGGAAGTCCATTCAGATAAGACGGAGCTGGACGATACAATCGAGAAAATCTGGGATGAATTTGAGGAGATCATCTGTGAACTGATCGAGGACGAAGAACGAAAGATGGCTGCAAAAGAGGCTGGAGACCACGAGGATGCTCGGGTTTCTGCCGAGAAGACGCTCAACTTTGAGGCAGAAGCAGCAAACGAGTCCAGCGTGGAAGCTGTGAAAGACGAGTTGGAGACAACAGGAAATGACCTTGAGGAAAAGACCAACGTAGCAGAGGAGGGCGATGACGACGTGGCGCCCGAAGACAACAAATGCGGTCTTGAGGAAGCGACGCCAAGTCTCGCCGCCATCAGCCGTGGTGACGTTCCACAGTCCAAAGAAGCTACGACGTTTGAAGAGCGAGGCGCCAGCCAAGGAGGAGTCGGACGGAAGCTGGTCATCTCCAAAGCGCCGAGAGTTTACCAAGTCAAAGCCGTGCCGATGGTCCCCCCGAAACCGCAACACTGCAAGCTAGCGGCCCTGAGCCTTCGACAGCAGCGAGAGAGGAGAGACGCCGATGTTCCGGATGACGACGCAAGGGCcaggaaagagagagagcacaGGCGGGACGGCGGTGACGTCGCCTCCAGCAGGGACTCCCTCCGGAGCAGCCCACTCAGCATGTGCTTTGATGAGGCCGTTGCCATAGCAACCATGCGGCGGGAAAAGGAGAAAGAGTGCGAGAGGGAAAGGCAGCGAGAATGGGCAGGAGAAGTCCAGTGA